In Methanothermobacter tenebrarum, the sequence TAGATTGTGGTGCAATAGCCCCCGGAAGATCCGCTGATATAGTACTAGTTGATAATCTGAAAAATTTCACAGTAAAAAAAGTATTTATTAACGGCGAACTCGTTGCAAAGGATGGTGAAAAACTATTCAAAACCATGGGGGAGAAGAGAACACCACCCCAGGGGAAAATCAGGATAAAAGGCCTTAAATCATCTAGGTTGGAGATCCAAGCCCCCGGCGACAGGGCGCGAGTAAGGGTTATCAAAGTCTTTGAAGGACAAATTATAACTTCAGAATCCGTACATGAACTTCCAATCATAGATGGGATAATACAACCACTCCCAGAGGATGACATACTGAAAGCATCAGTAATAGACAGATACGGACATGGAAACATAGGAAACGGTTTTGTTAAAGGCTTCGGCATAAAAGAGGGCGCCCTAGCATCCACAATCGCCCACGATTCACATAATCTAATAGTTGTAGGCACATCCACCAATTATATGATGGAGGCCGTTGAGATTCTTAGAACGGGTGGCGGGCTTATCGCAGTAGCCCCTGACGAATATATGCATCTTAAACTGCCAGTTGCCGGTCTCATGTCCCATGAAAGGGTGAACATCCTCGCATGTAAAGCTAGACAACTTAACGATTTTGTAGCAGATATGGGATCAAGCCTCTCCAATCCCTTCATGACAATGTCCTTCTTATCGCTCCTTGTAATCCCACAATTGCGTTTAAGCGACAAAGGACTATTTAATGTTGAAGAACGTCGCTTTGTTGATCCAATTTTATCTTAACGAGTCTATTATCCTTCTCATAGCCAATTTTTCCCTGGATCCTCCCACCCTATCAACCACCCTCTTCATTTCTAATATACGATCAATGATATCTTCCTTATTCTCCACCCGGTTTATACGAGTATAATTTATCAGGGATTCTATAATCGCATATATGCTCCTGTTTAATGGTTCTTTGAAATTTTTACCCTTAAATATCCTTTTAACATCCGCTGTTATAATGAATAATTTAGATTCCCCGTACCGATCCTTTCTTTTAACACCCTTCACCCTTTTTGTAGTTGCTGTGAAAAATGACGAAGCACCCCTCAAAATCAAATATTCAGAATATGGTATAAAATACTCATCCCCAAGATCTCCTAGTGTGGCCTCTGTAAACAAGATGGGATCATCTGTGATATTAACCGTGAAATTACCAGTAGCTAATATATTAGAGAGGGTGTGGCTCCCCTCATAAAGGTACAATATAACCTCCCGGGGACCCTTACATATCACGCCAATGGGGGCCGCATTACCCACACCCTCAACATTTAGGGTTGTTACTATCGTCTCATATAATAGGCCCTTCTCCATTTTAAGGGACTTGAGGTTTTCCACTTCCTTGTAATCTCCTATATCCTCCACCCCACTTGTTATTTTACCACGAATCCTTCAATGTCAGCATTTATAACACAGTCAAAGTCGATTTTTTCATACCAGCCCGCTTTTCTGAACATGTCCATGAAACAGACGCCAATAACCTTCCCACCATCTTTTAGGGATTCATCTATCAATTTTTTAACATCTTCGATCTTGGCGCCTATCTTCGGCATTGAAAGACCCCCCAGGAGTACGAGGGCATCCACCTTATAAGGGTTCACATCTCCTAATTCAACACCATACTCAGTTAATACGAGTTCCCTGGCCTTCTCAAAGTCCGTGTTTGGGATGAAAATACCCTTCTTGTCCCTTGCAGCGTATGCGAAAAGTTCTGCGAAGGGCGTGCAAACACCTGGGACGCCAGCATACCCAATCGTCTCAACATCCGCGACCTCTTCCCTAAAAGCTGTTAGATTACCTTTTATGCCCCTAAATTCTTTAACCTTCTCCATTATATCCAACCTCCATCGCAAATTTATATCATCACAACTTATATAAGATTGTGGGATATGACTTTTTGGGGGGGATCGGATTAGAGATCGAAAATTTAAAAAAGGCCCTTGAGATGATCACTTCCTCAAGGGGATTTTATAGGCTCATCCCAGAGGTGAGAACAAATATAGTGATGGCGAAAGAAAATGCTAAGACAGTCAATGACGTGGCCGGGATCCCCGGGAGGATCACAGTCCATAAAAAGGATGTCTTCGCATGCAGAGAACCTGAATATGGGGCTTCTTCACATCTAGCACGTCTCATACTAGAGATAATGAAATATGATCCCACCCGAAGGAGTGGGATTAACATAAGATATGATAAGGCCATAATAGAATCCTGTGAAAGGATGGGCCTTAAAGTCTCATATTATGATAGGAGAAAAGAGCCGAGGGAGATCAAAGAAAAAGAAGGGGCCACCATACCATGGGGTGTTAAAGTCGCCATCAATAGGATAGGCAGAGTACCAGATGTAATATACCATAAGGGAGATTGGGGAAAAGAGCCCATGATAGTATTATTAGCAGCTGATGCCGTTGAAGCTGCTAGAATAGCCATAAAAATAGGGGATGAATATGAGGTATGAGATGTACCATGAAATCCTTCAACAACCACAATCAATAAGGGAAACATTAAAAAGAGAAAAATCCCACATGGATGAAATCTCCAATGAAATAAGGGAACACGATAAAATATACCTTATAGGGTGTGGAAGCTCCCTTTCAACATGCTATTCAGCACGTGACGCCATCAACATCCATTATGATATGGATATAGGTATATTCACAGGCTATGAATTTCTTTACCACAAAAAAATCCAAGATAAAGATTCTATCATAATATTAACTTCACAGTCCGGTGAAACAGCCGATACCCTCGCAGCATTGCGGAAAGCAAAAAAATACAACCTAAAGACCATAACAATAACCAATGAGGGTGCCAGTACCATGGCCAGGGAATCAGATGAGACAATATTAACCCATTGCCAACGGGAGAATGCAATAGTAGCGACAAAAACATACATAAACCAACTACTCTGCCTATATTACATCCTCTTCGGAGTTTATGATGATGAACTTTCAAAAAATATACTCAAAGACCTTGAGAAGTTGCCAGGCGTCACCGATAAGCTTATAAATGAGACAGAGGAGGAGAACAGGCTCCTTGCATTTGAGTTCAAGGATGATGATATATTTTATTGTATGGGGAGCGGTCCGAATTATGGTCTTGCCTATAAACTCGCAATGACCATGTTCATGGAAGGAGCGCTTAAACACGCCTGTCCACTTTATTCAGGAGAATTTAGACACGGGTTGATTGAAAAAGTTGAAGAGGGCATCCCAGTAGTATTCTTAGACGCCGATCTTCCAGGTGATGTTCTAACTAGGAAATGCATCGAATTCTGCGAAAAAATCAATGCAAAGAATATAATCTTCTCAATGAAGGACTACAGTAACCTTAACAGGCTATTATCACCGTTCATATTAGTCATACCACTTGAATGGTTCATATACTATCTTGCATCCTATAACAACAAGGATCCTGGAAGCACAAGACATATCGGGAAAGTAAGATACTAAGAGTATAAAATAGAAAAAAGTGTGTTATTCTACTTTAATGGTTTGTTTCTTTTTAACTTCCACCTTTGGAAGTTCTACCGTTAAAACACCATCTTCGAATGTTGCCTTGGCCTCGTCCACTTTTATCTTAGCTGGTAAACTCAATTCTCTCCTTGCTTCACCATATCTGCGCTCTTTTTTCACGTAATTGGCTCCTTCCACTTCTACTTCTTCTTTGAAATTTGCTGTTATAGTGATACTATCCTCTGTTAATTCTATATTTATATCCTCCTTTTTAACCCCTGGAAGATCAGTTTTTATAATCAGTTTATCATCGGTTTCTATAAGGTCAAGGGTTGGTTTCTCTGGTAGAACTTCTGTATACTCTGATATTTTCTTCTCGAATTCCTTCTGCATTTCTCTCATACTATTTATCATATCTTCTATCATCTTCTCAACCATTAATCTTCTTTTTTCCAGCATGCCGAAAGGTTTTTCTAATTTTCTTTTCATGCAGACCCTCCAATCTTTTTATTAATCTAGAGACCCCCTCATCTTCTAAAGCAGAGATTAGTATAGGATCCTCAACCTTTATAGTATATTTTTTGATATACTTAATATTTTCTATGAGATCCATCTTGTTAAACACACAAATGAATGGTATCCCAAATATCCTTTTTAAGTCCTTGAAGAGATTATATTGACCCTCCATAGGATAACCGCAGGTTTCGGATGCGTCAAAGATGAATAATATGATGTCAGCCAAATTTTCCAGGGCAACCATGGCCTTTAATTCTATGTTGTTCATTTGATCGATTGGCCGATCTAAAAGTCCGGGGGTATCTATGACCTGGATTTTGTTCCATTTCGTTTCAAGGTAGCCTATCTGGATCCCCTTTGTGGTGAATGGGTACTCTGCAACTTTTGGCTTAGCACCTGTTAATCTTCGCAGTACTGTTGATTTTCCAACATTCGGGAATCCTGCGATAACTACAGTGAAGGCATCAAAATCTACTGTGGGCATATTTTTTAACTTGTTCCTTGTAAAATCCAGGAAATCTAAATCCTCCCCAATTTTCTTTATAACGGATGATATTCTACCATATGCTTCTCTCCGGATAGATGACGCTAATGAAGGCCTAGATCTCCTTATACGCTTCCTGTATTCCCTTTCAAGTTGGCTGATTATCCCAGCAGCCCAGTTAATAGCACCTAATGACTTCTTCAAGGGGTCTATCCCTACTGTTACGTCAATGTAATCCTGGTAAAATTCTGGCAAGCTTTCAATGTCGGGTGTGCGTTCTATTATCAATTTTAGTTTGTCCTTGATAATGTTACAGGCCGTTTGGATCCTTATAATTTCTATTGTTTTAGCCTTTTTTTGACTTGGTATTCTTGATGTGCGGGCGGCTGAGGCGGCTTTCCTCGCCCTACTAAAGGCCTTGTTTAGGAGTTCTTCACTTGTTGGGATTGGTGGTAGTTTCATGATCTTTCACTTAATTCTTTTTCTTGGAATATTTGGGCTTGGAACTTGTAGACCCTTGTATCCTGGTCATACCAACAGTCTGGTGGCAAGCCCGCCTTTAAGCATGTGTTACAGAGGAATTCTTCTTCGTCAAAACCCCACTCGACAGCAACCTGAGGTAATAATAGTCCCTTGTAGGGTCCTTTTTCGATGATGAGCCCATCTACTCCCACTTTTATCCTCTCAGGGTATTCTCTAGGATCTTTCACTTTTATGGGTTCTGGTTTTGTGAGTACACTTACTTCTATTTGAATTTCCTCGAATTCCTCCAATGTCACCGGGCGGAACCTTGGATCAGATGTTGCCGATGCTACCGCGGCTTCTATAACACCCTCTATTAGTGGTTTTATCGGCTCAGGAAAGCCTATACAACCTCTAAGATCCCCGTTTTTGTTTAATGTTACGAACACTCCCATCTTCTCCCTTAGATGGGATGGGACCCTTGGAGGATCCATTATCCTACCCTCTTCCAGGTATGTTCTTATGGCTTTTCTGGCAACCTTTATAAGTAATCTGCCATCCTCCTTTGAAAGCATCTATTATCACCTGAAACTTTCCTTTATCCGCTCCCACCCACCATCACTTCTTTGACTCGGAGATGGGGTCCCCCATCACCTACAGGTACTGTCTGTCCAGCTTTACCACAGAATCCAATATTCATTTTAAAATCCGATCCTATGGCATCAACTCCTTTAAGGGTTTCTGTAATATCCCCTGATAGTGAAACGTCCCTGAGGGGTTCTTTTATCTCCCCATCTTCTATTAGGAAGGATTCAGCCGCATTGAACTGGAATATGCCCTTGCCTGTGTCCACTTGGCCTCCCCGCGAACCCTTAAGGTATATCCCATATTTAATGTCCTCGATCATCTCCTCAAAATCCCAGTCCCTAGGTTCTAGGTAAGTGTTGCTCATCCTCACAATAGGGTTTTCGCTTATCATTGAACGTGCATTACCTGTTGGTCCAAGGCCCAGTCTTTGGGCTGTCTCCCTTGAAGTTAAATAGGATCTTAGGATACCATCTTCCACGAGGATTGTGGGTGATGCTTTCACGCCCTCCGCATCGTAGTGGTAATGTCCAAAAGCGTCCATGGTAGGATCATCCACTATCCTTACATTCTTTGCTCCTATCCTTTCACCGAGACGATCTTTAAGTATTGAATCATCCTGGAGTACAAGGTCCGCCTCTGTCGCATGCCCCAATGCTTCATGTATAAGGACTCCGGTAAGCTTAGGGTCTGTTAGGATGGTGAATTTACCTGAGGGTGGGCTGTGGGCCGATAATAGTCTAACAGCTTTTTCGCCGGTTTCTCTACCCACCCTTTCAAGGTCCTCTCCTTCAAGTATCTCGAAGCCGTGGCATCCCCCAATACTATCATGTCCCATCTGGATTTGCAAACCATCAGAAGCTACTGTATTTAAGAATAGGGCTACCCTTACCTCCCCTGATTCTATAGATGATCCCTCAGAATTGAAGAAGATGGTTTTTGTTTCGGTGTCCACATAACTTATACTGGTACTTATGACCTTGTCTATGGAGGCTGCCTTGTGTATGTCTAGGAGTGTTCTTTTTTTATCCTCGACAGGCACGGTGGAGGGTGGTATTCTAGCCTCAGGGCCTATGCTATCAACTACTGGCGGATATGGTGCCATCTCAACATCCCCACCCACCCTCTTTGATAATCTAAGGGCCTTTTCGGCTATTTCATCAACCTTCGACGGGTTAGAAGTATAAGCCAGACCCCATGAACCCCTACTAAGGACCCTGACACGTATACCAGTGTCGTGGCCTGTTTTAATCTCCTGTATTTTACCATCCTTCATAAGAAGAGAATTGCTCGTGGATTCTCCCATCTTTATATCAGCGTAATCTGCTTTCTCTCCAAGCCAATGGATTGTTTTTTCAAAGACATTAATGTCCATTTTATCAACCCTTTAAATGCTCCTTTTACTACTCCCATTAATGGAGGTTAAATACAGTATCTAGTGGCTAGATAAATGTGACAACTTGGGAGATTCTCCATTTTCTCTTTTTTGGTGAGCTAGGATAATGTGACAACTTGGGGTGGACTGTTAGATTCCTAAAGTTTGAAACAAGACATCTCCAGAGATTCTTGAAGGTTTATATTAGGGTGCCCTCCAGTTATGGGGTGGATGGATAATTTTTATAGGACTAATTATATAATTACACAGACATAAACCCTATCTTTACTGGGGGATGTGATATTTTGAAGACCATCAATGAGATAAACCAGAAGATCAAGGATGGGGATGCTGTTGTGGTCACAGCATCTGAAATGACAGAGATAGTAGCCGAAAAAGGGCCTAGAGAGGCATCCCGTGAAGTAGATGTTGTAACAACCGGTACATTCGGTGCTATGTGTTCATCAGGGGCTTTTTTAAATTTTGGCCATTCTGATCCTCCCATTAAAATGTCTAGAACTTATC encodes:
- a CDS encoding TIGR00296 family protein — its product is MLSKEDGRLLIKVARKAIRTYLEEGRIMDPPRVPSHLREKMGVFVTLNKNGDLRGCIGFPEPIKPLIEGVIEAAVASATSDPRFRPVTLEEFEEIQIEVSVLTKPEPIKVKDPREYPERIKVGVDGLIIEKGPYKGLLLPQVAVEWGFDEEEFLCNTCLKAGLPPDCWYDQDTRVYKFQAQIFQEKELSERS
- a CDS encoding thiamine-phosphate synthase family protein, translating into MGYDFLGGIGLEIENLKKALEMITSSRGFYRLIPEVRTNIVMAKENAKTVNDVAGIPGRITVHKKDVFACREPEYGASSHLARLILEIMKYDPTRRSGINIRYDKAIIESCERMGLKVSYYDRRKEPREIKEKEGATIPWGVKVAINRIGRVPDVIYHKGDWGKEPMIVLLAADAVEAARIAIKIGDEYEV
- a CDS encoding TldD/PmbA family protein, which codes for MDINVFEKTIHWLGEKADYADIKMGESTSNSLLMKDGKIQEIKTGHDTGIRVRVLSRGSWGLAYTSNPSKVDEIAEKALRLSKRVGGDVEMAPYPPVVDSIGPEARIPPSTVPVEDKKRTLLDIHKAASIDKVISTSISYVDTETKTIFFNSEGSSIESGEVRVALFLNTVASDGLQIQMGHDSIGGCHGFEILEGEDLERVGRETGEKAVRLLSAHSPPSGKFTILTDPKLTGVLIHEALGHATEADLVLQDDSILKDRLGERIGAKNVRIVDDPTMDAFGHYHYDAEGVKASPTILVEDGILRSYLTSRETAQRLGLGPTGNARSMISENPIVRMSNTYLEPRDWDFEEMIEDIKYGIYLKGSRGGQVDTGKGIFQFNAAESFLIEDGEIKEPLRDVSLSGDITETLKGVDAIGSDFKMNIGFCGKAGQTVPVGDGGPHLRVKEVMVGGSG
- a CDS encoding DUF2124 domain-containing protein is translated as MEKVKEFRGIKGNLTAFREEVADVETIGYAGVPGVCTPFAELFAYAARDKKGIFIPNTDFEKARELVLTEYGVELGDVNPYKVDALVLLGGLSMPKIGAKIEDVKKLIDESLKDGGKVIGVCFMDMFRKAGWYEKIDFDCVINADIEGFVVK
- a CDS encoding DUF447 domain-containing protein, with product MEDIGDYKEVENLKSLKMEKGLLYETIVTTLNVEGVGNAAPIGVICKGPREVILYLYEGSHTLSNILATGNFTVNITDDPILFTEATLGDLGDEYFIPYSEYLILRGASSFFTATTKRVKGVKRKDRYGESKLFIITADVKRIFKGKNFKEPLNRSIYAIIESLINYTRINRVENKEDIIDRILEMKRVVDRVGGSREKLAMRRIIDSLR
- a CDS encoding SIS domain-containing protein, which encodes MRYEMYHEILQQPQSIRETLKREKSHMDEISNEIREHDKIYLIGCGSSLSTCYSARDAINIHYDMDIGIFTGYEFLYHKKIQDKDSIIILTSQSGETADTLAALRKAKKYNLKTITITNEGASTMARESDETILTHCQRENAIVATKTYINQLLCLYYILFGVYDDELSKNILKDLEKLPGVTDKLINETEEENRLLAFEFKDDDIFYCMGSGPNYGLAYKLAMTMFMEGALKHACPLYSGEFRHGLIEKVEEGIPVVFLDADLPGDVLTRKCIEFCEKINAKNIIFSMKDYSNLNRLLSPFILVIPLEWFIYYLASYNNKDPGSTRHIGKVRY
- a CDS encoding NOG1 family protein; amino-acid sequence: MKLPPIPTSEELLNKAFSRARKAASAARTSRIPSQKKAKTIEIIRIQTACNIIKDKLKLIIERTPDIESLPEFYQDYIDVTVGIDPLKKSLGAINWAAGIISQLEREYRKRIRRSRPSLASSIRREAYGRISSVIKKIGEDLDFLDFTRNKLKNMPTVDFDAFTVVIAGFPNVGKSTVLRRLTGAKPKVAEYPFTTKGIQIGYLETKWNKIQVIDTPGLLDRPIDQMNNIELKAMVALENLADIILFIFDASETCGYPMEGQYNLFKDLKRIFGIPFICVFNKMDLIENIKYIKKYTIKVEDPILISALEDEGVSRLIKRLEGLHEKKIRKTFRHAGKKKING
- a CDS encoding Hsp20/alpha crystallin family protein, whose product is MKRKLEKPFGMLEKRRLMVEKMIEDMINSMREMQKEFEKKISEYTEVLPEKPTLDLIETDDKLIIKTDLPGVKKEDINIELTEDSITITANFKEEVEVEGANYVKKERRYGEARRELSLPAKIKVDEAKATFEDGVLTVELPKVEVKKKQTIKVE